A stretch of Lathyrus oleraceus cultivar Zhongwan6 chromosome 6, CAAS_Psat_ZW6_1.0, whole genome shotgun sequence DNA encodes these proteins:
- the LOC127094223 gene encoding uncharacterized protein LOC127094223 — MLEKEAEDWWRNTVQRFDEDNRESAAHYKSLHDKKGKGQFRGKPYDVKKKVGDGKKPSGGGSHTPVKCFRCGVEGYRSPKCPKGDVTYFKCGKQGHKSFDFKVGSNVTYYNYGVQGHISTKCNKPKKEQAKGKVFTLSDVDTSVEERLIRGTCFINNMPLIAIIDTSATHSFFSLDCAKRLNLELSVMRGSMVIDTLVMGSVTTSSVCLKCPLNICDKDFEVDLVCLQLSQLDVILEMDWLRANHVYINCFVKAVLFLEPEKEGDLFLSTQQVNESVGDGAEVFMLVASLKLSENGTMGEFPVVRDFPEVFPDEVSDLPPEHEVEFTIDLIPGTSPVSMAPYRMPPSELKS, encoded by the coding sequence ATGCTTGAGAAAGAAGCTGAGGATTGGTGGCGCAACACTGTTCAGAGATTTGATGAGGATAACCGTGAGAGTGCTGCTCATTACAAGTCCTTGCATGATAAGAAAGGAAAAGGGCAATTCCGAGGGAAGCCGTATGATGTTAAGAAGAAAGTTGGTGATGGCAAGAAGCCGAGTGGGGGAGGATCTCACACTCCTGTCAAGTGCTTCAGATGTGGTGTTGAGGGATATCGTTCTCCCAAGTGTCCTAAGGGCGATGTGACTTATTTCAAGTGTGGAAAGCAAGGTCACAAATCTTTTGATTTCAAAGTTGGTTCGAATGTGACTTATTACAACTATGGTGTGCAAGGGCACATTAGTACCAAGTGCAAcaagccgaagaaggagcaagcCAAAGGAAAAGTGTTTACATTGTCCGATGTTGATACTTCTGTTGAGGAGAGATTGATTCgaggtacgtgctttattaataATATGCCTTTGATTGCTATTATTGATACTAGTGCTACACATTCTTTTttttctttggattgtgctaagagattGAATCTTGAATTATCTGTCATGCGTGGAAGCATGGTTATTGATACTTTGGTTATGGGTTCAGTGACTACTTCATCTGTTTGTTTGAAATGTCCATTGAATATCTGTGATAAAGATTTTGAAGTTGATTTAGTGTGTCTTCAATTGAGTCAACTTGATGTTATTTTGGAAATGGACTGGTTGAGGGCCAACCAtgtctatatcaattgttttgtGAAAGCTGTTCTTTTTCTTGAGCCAGAGAAAGAAGGTGATTTATTCTTGTCTACTCAACAAGTGAATGAATCTGTGGGAGATGGTGCTGAAGTGTTTATGTTGGTGGCAAGTTTGAAGCTTAGTGAAAATGGAACAATGGGTGAATTTCCAGTTGTTCGTGATTTTCCTGAAGTCTTTCCTGATGAGGTTAGCGATTTGCCGCCTGAACATGAAGTTGAGTTCACGATTGATTTGATTCCTGGTACTAGTCCAgtatcgatggctccgtatcggATGCCACCATCTGAGTTGAAAAGTTGA